The proteins below come from a single Oscillospiraceae bacterium genomic window:
- a CDS encoding PrgI family protein: MEIKIPKEVRDYHENIFFGLNTRQFICSVLAVGVAVGIYFALQPYVGTEEIGWMCILGAAPFAACGFFTYHGMTAEQVLWAWFKSEILCPKLLVFKSDSYYYEAMQPAIRAGMKRKRGKPMKKNTHDSEETV; this comes from the coding sequence ATAGAAATCAAAATACCGAAAGAAGTCCGCGACTACCACGAAAACATCTTTTTCGGGCTGAACACCCGGCAGTTTATTTGCTCGGTGCTGGCGGTCGGCGTGGCCGTAGGCATCTACTTTGCCTTGCAGCCGTATGTCGGCACCGAGGAAATCGGTTGGATGTGCATTTTAGGTGCTGCGCCGTTTGCCGCCTGCGGGTTCTTCACCTATCACGGCATGACCGCCGAACAGGTGCTGTGGGCGTGGTTCAAGTCTGAAATCCTCTGCCCGAAACTCCTTGTGTTCAAGTCCGACAGTTATTATTACGAAGCCATGCAGCCCGCCATCCGCGCGGGCATGAAACGAAAGAGAGGCAAGCCTATGAAGAAAAACACCCATGACAGCGAGGAAACCGTTTGA
- a CDS encoding type II toxin-antitoxin system death-on-curing family toxin — protein MKTLSKEQVLRLHNALLETFGGTAGIRDDGLLESALNAPFATFGGQYLYPSVQAKAAQLGFGLVCNHPFVDGNKRIGAHVMLVFLAINGIELDYTQEELIDIILQIASGRAKAADLLEWILYHQA, from the coding sequence ATGAAAACGCTGAGCAAGGAACAGGTTTTAAGGCTGCATAATGCTCTGTTGGAGACATTTGGCGGTACTGCCGGCATCCGTGACGATGGTTTATTGGAATCTGCTTTGAATGCTCCTTTTGCTACATTCGGCGGGCAGTATCTATATCCATCCGTGCAGGCAAAGGCGGCACAGCTTGGATTTGGCTTAGTCTGCAATCACCCATTCGTGGATGGCAACAAGCGCATCGGCGCCCACGTTATGCTGGTTTTTCTGGCAATTAACGGAATTGAACTTGACTACACGCAGGAAGAACTGATTGACATTATTTTGCAAATTGCAAGCGGTCGTGCAAAGGCAGCGGATTTGCTGGAATGGATTCTCTATCATCAGGCGTAA
- a CDS encoding type II toxin-antitoxin system Phd/YefM family antitoxin, translating to MVINTDNLVSITEANQNFSRVARMVDENGAAVILKNNVPRYVLMEFSQVEDEQQAKDEDILEISKRLIAKNKQAYEVLAK from the coding sequence ATGGTTATTAACACAGACAATCTTGTATCCATCACGGAGGCCAACCAGAATTTTTCCCGTGTAGCACGGATGGTTGATGAGAACGGCGCGGCGGTCATCTTAAAGAATAATGTCCCGCGTTATGTGCTAATGGAGTTCAGCCAAGTCGAGGACGAGCAACAGGCGAAAGACGAGGACATTCTCGAAATCTCCAAGCGTCTGATTGCCAAAAACAAGCAAGCCTATGAGGTACTTGCCAAATGA